From the Candidatus Zixiibacteriota bacterium genome, the window GCGGCCACAAATTTCACGAAGAAGACAAATCGATCGGTTACCCACCCGAAAAACGCCACCTGGCTGTCGACCGAGAGCAGAGCAATCAAATTTTCAGTCTCGGCAAAGAATGTCACCAGGGCGATGTGAAACAGGTGCGGGATAAAGATCAGGTATTTTATCCTGCTGTTGGTGGTGATGAGTGGATTCTCCGCCGGAAACACAAGAGAAAACAAGACCAGTTGAGGGAAGAACAACTCCCACAAAAATGACAGGTTCTGGTAAAACGGAACAATCATCCCGAGGCTCTCCTGTGCGGGTCGGATGAAGATTCCCAGGGCGGCAAACAGCGGTGCAAGACCGGCAAACCCGAGAAGCAGGCTGGTGACGCGATTCAGTCGTCTGTGTGGATTTTCGCGAAAGATGATCGCACTTGTAAATATGAGCAGAGCGGCAAAAATCAGATAGATTACGCCGATAAGCAGTTGATAGTTCACTCTCTACCGAATCCCTGAATCCGTTTAAATCAGTTTATTAATAGATCAGGATGACAGTTTCTTGAAGATTATCATCCGGGTGCCCCCCTCGGGCGGGTTTTCGATCACCAGGTCGTCCACCAGACTGCGCACGATAAAAATTCCCCTTCCCGTCTCCTTGAGCAGGTTATCATCCTGAATCGGACTGGGAACTTTTTCGAGCGAAAAACCTTCACCCTGGTCAGTGATCGAAACCGAAAGAGTGTCGCCTTCAAATGTCAATTCGATTTTTACCACCTTGTCGGGATCGAGCTTGTTGCCGTGCAGGATGGCATTGTTGATGATTTCGGTGGAGCTGATCGCGAGATCGGCGACTGTGTCAGGATCGACACCATGGCGCTTGAATTTATCCTCGAGAAACTGTTCGGCCTCCGGAAGATAGTCCTGTGAACTGGGGATTTCCAATTTGTATCTGCTGTCTTCCACAATATCCCTTTTACTCGGTTGTCTGCCTGCCAGACGGATCCTGTCTATTCAAACGATTCGATCGCCTGCGAAGTTTCAGAGTAGATCTCGAATACCCCGATCAGCTTCGTAATGGTGAACAGGTTTTCGACTTTCTCATTGACCCGGGCCAGCTTAAGCTCACCCTGGTTGTTGCGCAGGGACGTCATCCCCGAAATCAGTATTCCCAGACCCGTTGAATTCATCCACTCGACATTGGCCAGGTCGATAATCGCTTTTTTCTTGTCCTGAGAAATCAAATCATAGAGGTGATTGCGAAGCTCGGTGGCCTCGGGACCGCCCATGATCTTGCCCTCAGGTTCGAGGATCACGACCCCTTCCACCTCCCGGGAAGCTATATTCATCATTCCTCCTTATCAAAAACAGCAATATTTACAAACACCACTAACAGCGTAACCATGAGATTACGACATGATAACAGTTACAGCCATCGAAAGGTAATAATTTTTTCGGAAAAGTAAATACTACTTGAAGAGGGCTTTGATTTTGCCCCAGGTGGTCAACCTGACATTGAGGGTGGTATTGACTTCCAGATTGATTTTCTGGAGACCCGGACGGGCATAGAACTTCGGATCGGCCTCGCGCTGGTCGACCTTAATGGTGATCACGTCAGACTCGTCCTGATAGCCTTTGACAGAAGGGTTGGCGGGATTGTACTTGGGGATCATCAATTCGTACTGTCCATCCCGCTCGGTTCTTTCGGAAACGATCAGTTCATCGTCGATATAAGCCTCGACAAGTGTACCCCCGGGAGCTTCCCGGCCGTCGATTAAAAGCGTGCCACTGACATTGCAGTCATCCGGCGAAGCCCAGAGAACGCCCATCCACACAAATACAAGACAGGCCGTATATATCCATATATAATTACTTTTGCGCATATTTACAGCCACTTCCATGATCCAGCATAGCAGGTTCAAAACCGTTTGTCAAGCCAATATTTACGCTGGCTTGCGCTTACACAGTCAGCGAGGAGTTTTTGAGCCTGAAGGAGAGATGCTCAAGCTCCATAGCCATATTCTCATTGCGCAAAAACACATCCTCCGGGACCTTCAGATGAATCGGCGCGAAATTGAGTATAGCCTTGACCCCGGCCGCGACCACATCGTCGACAACTTTCTGAGCCTGTTGCGGCGGAACCGCGATAACAACTATCTGGATCTTGTGTTCTTTCAGTTTCTTAGTTAGATCGGCCGCGGGCGAAATAACTATACCCTTATGATTTGAACCGATCTTGCGCTGGTCATTGTCGAACAGAAGTTTAATCTTAAATCCCTGGCGCGCAAACTCTTTGTAGGACACCAGGGCTGACCCGATATTTCCGATACCGACCAGGGCGACATTCCAGTCCTGCTCGATTCCCAGGATTTCCCCGATTTTCAGCTTCAATTCGCGCACCGGGTAACCCAGCCCGCGGGTACCGAACGAGCCGAAAAACGACAGGTCCTTGCGCACCTGCGCCGGGGTTAGATGCTCTCTTTTGGCCAGATGTTTGGAAGAAACAGTCTCGTAATTTTCCATATCCAGCTGGGACAAGGCGCGATAATAAAGCGATAACCTGGTTATAGTCGATTCGGATATTTTCTTCTTCAAATTTTCCTTGGACAAACCGCCTCCTGCTTTTGATTCCTGATGCAGGGATATGTTGTGAAACCTTTCACAACCAAATAAAGGGAGAGCAAAAAACGTTGTCAAGCGAAAACTGTTCATATCATATTCCATAATTACTTATACAGCACTTTTCCATTCAGGATTAAACAAAATGATCCCTGATAAAAATAGAGATTTACCTGATGCTTGTTAAATTATTCTCATACACCGACAGGAGTATGAGATTCCGGAGCGCTCTGCAGTTCCTGCGAGAGATAGAGTTTTTTGGATGCCACAGAATCATAATATGGATGACAGGAGAGTATAAAGACCTGGTGATCCTCTCCGGTGACACGCAGTACTTCGAGTGCCTCCCGGCGGCGGAGATGATCGAAAGTGAGAAATGGTTCATCCATAATCAAAAGCGGTTTTTTCTCCTGCGAAATCATCTGGACCAAAGCCAGCCTGGCGGCCAGGTAGAGCTGGTCACGGGCACCGCGTGAGAGTTCAAGATTGGGATCGATCCAGTCGTCCTTGGCGGCCGAGAAAACCTCATAGGAGAGGTTACTCGGATCGAATTTGACTTTCTGGTACTTGCCTCCACTGACAGTCGACAGCAGGTTAGAAGTCTGTTCCTCGAGCCTGCTGAGTGACGCCTTGAGCACATTTTTGCGCGACTTCTCAATAAAGTCATGGGTTAACTCATAGACCCTCAGAATCCGTTTGGCGCGCTGGATATCCTCGTCGATATACTCCAGCCGTTCTTCCAGAGAAGCCTGGAGTTCACATCCGGATTCCGCGAATTCGAGCTGTCGGCGAAGTGACAATTCGGTCGCCTCGAGGTTGGATTTTTGTTTTTCCAGGGCCTCGACCACCATGCGGAGTTTCTCGCTGTCTTCGGCTTCCATACTGTATATGCGCAGTTCGCGGGCGGTCTCGTTTTCAACTGCCAGGTCACGGGTGACCCTCTGGAGATCTTCCTCGAGCTGGACCAATGTCTTGCCGCCCAGCCAGGTCTCATTGCGACGTGCTTCGCTTTTGATTTCTTTTTCGAGATCGCGGTAATCCTCGAATTTTTTCTTCAGATCGGATACACCGCTGGCTTTGTATCGAGCCAGTAGCTCTCTGACCGTAGCGCTGGCGTTATCATAATCGGTGATGACTTCCTCGAGGTTGTCTTTTTTAATCTGGTAATTGATCTCCAGCGCTGAAACCTGGCGCGACTTCGTAAACCAGATCAATGCGGTAACCAGAAAGATCACGAAATCCGCCCCTGCCCCGATCAAAAAGCGGGTATCCGACATCTGGGCAAAAGCAAAGAAGTAGGTAGTCATGCCGACTGATGCCGCCAGGAAAAACAGCGCTAGTACTTTCACCAGCACATTCGGCTTGGCCTGCTCGATTTTTTCTGCCAGGTCGACAGCTTTTTGCTCGATCGGTGATTTCTTGTTTTCGAGGTAACGGATCTGGGCGGACTGTTCCTCCACCAGCCGGATATCATCCTCATCTATTTTGGGTAATTTGGAAATCTCGTTTTTAAGCTCGGCCAGAAGCTGATCGGAAGACTTGATCGACTTGACACGGTTGTTCAAATCGGAATAACGCTCTTCCAGGTTTTTACGACGCTCCTCATTTTCGGCCGCCCTGGCAGCTTTTTCCATCTGCGATTTCTTGGCCTGGTACTCGGTCCGGATACCCTCCAGAAGCGACTGGGTCTCCTTGAGCTTGGCGCGGTTCTTGGTTACGATCTCGATTTCGCGTTTGGCCTTGTCGAGTTCGTAAATCATCTCCTGTTTTTTCTTCTGCAGTTTCTGCAGGACACCGAGATGCTTGTGGCCTTCCTTTTTAATCTCCTGTATACGACCCTCGACTTTTTTGAGGGCTTCCGAGGCCAGGACTTCTTCTTTTCCGCCGGTTATCAAGCCTTCCAGCTTGTCCTTGATGGCATCCGATGAACGCGAGACCAGGTCAATCTCATCCTGCCGGATGGTGGAAGTTGCCAGGTAGATATCTTTATTGGCCAGGCCCAGGCTGTTATTTATGATTGATTGAATCTTTCGATGATTGTCGATCTCCTCTCCGCTTTCGAGGTTAGTCAAAAGCGTGAGACCGACGTCAAAATTCTTTTTCAGGCGATATCTTTTCGAGCCGGTTTCGAAGTCCATACTGAGCTCGAACGACTGCGTCTCGTTCCAGCTTTTATTCTCTTTTAATCTCTTGGCGGTCGATTCCGGGTCGGTAAACAAAAGGTCTGTCAGGGCTTCGACCAAAGTCGATTTTCCGGATTCATTGAGTCCGCTGATAACATTGACGCCATCGCTCAATTCAGCCGAAAACGATTCGATATTCTTGTATCTCAGTATTTCCAGTCGCCTGATTTTCATCTCTATATCACATCCTTGCCCGAAAGCAGGGCATAGCCGAGTTTCATGCTGTCGTTGAGCAATTCACTTTCATACTCATCTTCTTCATGGGCGATTTTTTCCGACACCAGGTGGATGTACTGCCCCAGGATGGTCGTCTCCGGCAGATTCAACTTGAGCATATCCGAGGGCACTGTTTCAGTCCGGTTGACAACTTCGAGATAAAGGAAGCGGTCCGCCATATGCTCATGGAGCCGGTCAAAATCGATATAACCGTCAGAGGGAAATACCCCGTTTAAGAGCACTTTTAAAAGACGATTCTCGCTGATATGCTTGGAAATCTCCCGTTCCAGTTCGAGCGTGTACTTGAAACTGGTACAGGGCAGTTCAATCGTATTCCATTCCAGCTTGCCGAGCTTGACCTTTTCGATTTCAACCTTATCCGGCTCGAATTCCACCAATGATGCCCAGCCGGCATCCTGGTGTTTAAACGACATCGGCTCAGGTGTACCCGAATAGACCGCCGGCACTTTTAACGTGGGAAGGCGGAAGTATGAATGCCAGTGGCCCAAAGCAACATAATCAAATCCCGAGTTCTCGATCTCATCGAGTTTGATCGGCCAGTCTTTTGGCGATGATTTGCCCGGTATCTGCACCGAACCATGTGCTATGGCGATATGCGTCCCGGGGGTTTCGTCAGGTTTCAGATCAGCCAGTGGTGATTCACTCGAGGTACGGCTGGTGTTGACATTGCAGTAAAATGTCAATCCCCGTTCCGGAAACTCGAGTTTATTTTTATCGGGATGATCGAATATGAACAGGTTTTTGGGACACTCGGCTTCCTCCATGGTGACATAGACCGACTGCTCTTCGAGGCAATCATGAGTGCCGGGTATTAAAACCACCGGAACATCCTCCAGCCGGGAGATTTCACGCATGGCAAAATCAAAAAGCGGTTTGGAGATACGGTTGGAGTCGAACAAATCACCGGCAATCACCACGGCATCGACCTTCTGCTCCAGCGCAATTTCGACCAGTTTTGAGATTGAGTCCTTCAAGGCCGCCCGGACTTTATCGCCGGACTTTCCCAGTCCTGATAATTTTATCCCGAGATGAATATCTGCGGTATGAAGTATTTTTGCCATAATATACCAGTTCGCAACGGGTTCAGTACCTTTGTTGAGATTATCGGCCGATGATTTGAAGTTCTACACCGCCTGAGTACAAATTTTAAACATTTGACAGCCTGTTTCATAAGAAAACAATTCGAGTTCAAATCTGCTACAACAGGAGACCAAAAGATCAACAGATCATAAGCCACGATCGGTTTAACACGAAATATAATTGAACCAAAGCGGGATCGTTTTTTCATATTCAAGCTTGCCTGATAATTAAATAAAAGTAAATTAAGCGGATACGAAAATCATAAAAAGAGACTGAATATGGCTGAAGAAAAACTGTGGACAATTGAATCAGGCAATGTAGTAGAGCTGTTTGAGACAGACCTTCAAAACGGTCTCTCCGCAGGAGAAGCGGAAACCCGTTTGCGTAAATACGGACCCAATACGTTGCGCGAGGTGCGTAAAAAAGGCGCGCTGGAAATTTTCTTTGAGCAGTTCAAAAGCCTGATTGTCCTGCTTTTAGCCGCGGCGGCACTCTTATCATTCGGATTCGAAGAAATTGTCGAAGGCATCGCGATTTTGGCGGTGATCCTGATCAATGCCCTGATCGGATACTTCATTGAAATACGGGCGGTTCGTTCGATGGAAGCCTTGCGCCAGCTTTCAAGTGTCGACGCGGTAGTGCGTCGCGACGGCAAAGCGGAATTGATTTCCGCTGACAGGCTGGTGCCGGGCGATGTGGTTGTTCTCGAGGGGGGCGATGTCGTTACGGCAGATATGCGTCTGTGCGAGGCCTCCCGTCTGCAGGTCGATGAATCCGCGCTGACCGGTGAATCAGTGCCGGTCAATAAAATTACCGAAACGGTATCTGCGGACGCGCCCCTGGCGGAACGGATCAATATGCTCTATAAAGGCACAGCGATCACACGGGGATCGGCGGTGGCGATTGTAACTGCCAGCGGTATGGAAACCGAGCTGGGCAAGATATCATCTCTGGTGTCAGAAGCTGAAAAAGGCGAGACACCGCTAGAAAAACGTCTCGATGACCTCGGCAAAAAACTTGTCTATGTAACTATAGGTTTAACTGTAATCATCGCGATCCTGGGGATTTTACGGGGAAAGGAAGCTTTCCTGATGATCAAAACCGCTGTCGCTCTGGCGGTGGCGGGAATTCCGGAAGGGCTCCCGATTGTGGCCACGATTGCGCTGGCACGCGGGATGTTGCGAATGGCCAGACGCAATGCCTTGATCAATCGCCTGGCCTCGGTCGAAACCCTGGGAGCGACCAATATCATCTGCACCGACAAAACCGGCACCCTGACCGAAAACCGCATGACGGTAACCGAGTTGTGGCTCCCCGAAGGCGAGGTCAAGCTCGAATCTGGCCGATTCAATCTGGATGGCAGTCCACTCGATCCCAAAAAAGATGAACAGCTCTTTGAAGCAATCAAGATCTCTGTCCTGTGTAACAACGCGGCCCTCGACAGGGACGATCCAGATAAATCAGTTGGCGATCCACTCGAGGTTGCGCTTCTGGCCGCAGGCGCGAAAGCGGGACTTATTCGTGATGAACTGCGCGATAAATTTCCCGAAAAACGCGAGGAAGCATTCGACTCAGTAGAAAAACGAATGGCCACCTTTCATGAGGATGGAGATGGCTTCTACGTGGCTGTCAAAGGTGCGCCGGAGGCGATCCTGGATATTTCGGACAAGATCATAAAAGATGGCAGCATTGCGGATTTCGACTCAGAAGAAAAAGATCGCTGGATAAAATTCAACAATGATATGGCACTCCAGGGACTGCGTGTTCTGGCGCTGGCCAATAAGACAACCGCTGATGTCGCCGAGGACCCTTATGATAATTTGATATTTACGGGAATGATCGCCCTGATGGATCCCCCGCGCGAGGATGTGCGCGAGTCGATCGAGCTTTGCCAGGAGGCTGGCATCAGAGTTATTATGGTAACCGGCGACCAGGCACCCACTGCCCAGACGATCGCCTACCAGGTCGGCCTGACAGATCAGCAGGATGCCAGGGTGATGCCGACCCGGGAGCTTGTCAGTTATGACACAATGACTGCTGAGCAGAAGCAGGATGTTTCCACAGTACCGATCTTTGCCCGTGTCAGCCCGGCGCAGAAACTCGATATAATCGCCCTGCACCAGGAGCAGGGCCAGATCGTGGCGATGACAGGTGATGGCGTCAATGACGCTCCGGCATTAAAAAAGGCGGATATCGGGATTGCCATGGGGCAACGTGGTACACAGGTGGCGCGCGAGGCGGCCGATATGGTGCTCAAAGACGACGCTTTCGCTACAATTGTTACCGCGATCGAGCAGGGACGGGTAATCTTCAACAACATCCGGCGCTTTGTGGTTTACCTGATGTCATGCAATGTCTCTGAGATTCTGGCAGTCGCGGTGGCATCGCTGGCCAACACCCCGCTTCCGCTTTTGCCCCTGCAGATATTGTTTCTGAATCTGGTCACCGATGTCTTCCCCGCTTTAGCGCTGGGAGTGGGAGAGGGCGATCCTGAAATCATGAAACGGCCTTCCCGCAAATCATCGGAATCGATAGTGGAAAAAGCCCACTGGGCGTTTATCGGCGGATTTGGAGTGCTGATCGCGTTGACTGTGCTGGTCGCGTTCGGAATCGCAATGTGGACACTCGAAAAAGAATATCCACAAGCTGTGACGATATCGTTTCTATCACTGGCTTTCGCGCAACTCTTTCATGTCTTTAACATGCGCGATTCGGGAACTCATCCATTTTACAACTCGATCACCCGCAACCGCTGGGTCTGGGGCGCACTCGTGCTGTGTACCGGATTACTGTTTATGGCTGTTTATCTTCCCGGACTGTCATCCGTGCTTAAGTTGACCGACCCGGGTATGGACGGTTGGCTGGTTGTAGCAGTCGCCAGCATCTTCCCATATATCGCGGGACAGGTTTTCCGTTCTGTAACCAAGCCTGTCGATCGCGCCGGTCAAAAATAGAGTCACCTTGCCAGCTTAAAATATCTATCGATTTTGTAACGACAAAAAACGGGATCGCTATTGACAGCGATCCCGCTCTGACTTTTATCTTTTGAGTCCGGTCATTACTTCATGAGAATCATCTTGCGGCTCTCGATACCGTATTCGGTTTCAAGGCGGTAGAAGTAAATACCGGATGAGTAGGCACTGCCGTCCCATGTAACAGAGTGCAGACCCGCATCCATGATGCCGTTAATCAGGGAGGCTACCCTCTGCCCGGTGATATTGTAGATTGCGAGCCGGACGCTGGTCGGGCTTTCGAGCCGGAAGGATATTTCGGTTACCGGGTTGAACGGATTAGGTCTGTTCTGGTGCAGACCGAAATCATCCGGTCGAGTCGAGGAAAGACCGTTGATACCGAATACCCAACCGCTTTCACAGGCTTCTGTGACCTGGTTAGCACCGGAATCATAGACAGCCCCTGAATAAACAACGTCAGTTACTGTGAAACACCAGTCTAAAGGCGGGTTGCGCATTTTACTCGAAGTCAGGGTGGCAACCCCGTTGGAGCCGGTCGTAGCTGACTCAGTTGAGCCGTCAGGCGCACTAAAATAACCATATACGGTTGCGCCAGAAACAGCGCTGTTATTCTGATCCACTATGGTGACATCAGCAACACCGACACGATTGGGTCCGCCGGCAACTTCGCGGGTGACGGTTATATTCTGGACATGCACGGCCGCACCTGTCTGCTCGGTGACCGTAATATAGTCGACCTTGGTTTCGGTGTCTGAACCATAGGCATTGGTTGCCGTCAGCGAAACTGTGTAAGTGCCCGCTGAATTGTAGGTGTAGGAAGGATTCTGCGCGGTTGACGTTCCTGAACCATCACCAAAATCCCATGACCATGATGTCGGACTTCCGCTGGAAAGATCCGTAAAGTTAACCGCCAACGGGTAGTCACCTGTCGTCGGAGAACCGCTGAAATCAGCCACTGGCGGTGACGCTGAAGCTGCGACCTGGAAGTACATCTCATCGATGTAAACGGCGTCGTTTACTGTGTTCCCCCAGTTCCTGTTGGCATCAGTCACGCGCACGTATACTGTGCCAGACAGCGTCGATGGTAAGGAAACTGAATAGATTTGCTCGGTCGCGCTCGCCACGGTTACCAGTGAATAATATGTCGCATCATCTGTCGAGTACTCGAAAACGAAGTTATCTCCCTCGCTGTTAGCTGTGCGATACGCTTCGAGATAGAAGGTTACCGATGTGCCCGAGGAGATATCGAAGCTCCACTTATGCTCGAGATAACTGTAACGCTTGCGGGGATGACCGGTATAGGTCTCCTCCGTAATTGTCTCATAGACATTGTCGCTGGCATAGGTATCCATGTAGTCACCAGATACCGTACCGATCAGGGCGATATCCCCGGTCGCGTAATCCTTAACATCCTGACCGGCTTCAGTGACAGTAATGTAATCGAGCTTGGTTTCGGTATCGGAACCGTCGGCATTTGTGGCTGTCAGTGAGACTGTGTAAGTGCCGACGTTATCATAAGTATAACTCGGATTCTGGGCGGTCGAAGTCCCCGAACCGTCACCGAAATCCCATGACCACGAGGTCGGGTTGTTTGACGATAAATCGGTGAAATTTACAGTTAAAGGAGCCTCGCCCGAAGTCGGTGAAGCGCTGAAGTCTGCGACCGGAGGCTGTGGCTGAGGTTCGGTGACAGTAATATAGTCAACCTTGGTTTCGGTATCCGATCCATCAGCATTAGTGGCGGTCAAAGAGACCGTATAGGTTCCGGCGCTGTTGTATGTATAGCTCGGATTCTGGGCGGTCGAAGTCCCTGAACCGTCACCGAAATCCCATGACCACGAGGTTGGGCTGTTAGTCGACAGGTCGGTAAAGTCGACCGTAAGAGGTGTCTCACCAGAAGTCGGTGAAGCGCTGAAATCAGCCACCGGAGGCTGTGGTTGCGGTTCGGTGACTGAGATATAATCGACCTTGGTTTCGATATCGGAACCGTAGGCGTTTGTGGCGGTCAAAGTGACCGTGTAGGTTCCCGCGCTGTTATATGTGTAGCTTGGATTTTGAGCAGTCGATGTACCGGAACCATCGCCGAAATCCCACGACCACGAGGTCGGATTGTTGGTCGACAGATCGGTGAAATTGACAGTCAAAGACGTCTCACCCGAAGTCGGTGATCCGGAGAAATCTGCAACCGGTGGATTTTGCGATGCTCCAGCCGCGTCGAGCGCTTTTTTAGCGCTGACAATTCCGACTCCGACATCCTTGGTTTGATTGTAGGGGTTGGTGTTGTTTACGATATAATCCCACTTATCCTGCGCGGTCAGCGACGGATTATGGGCTTCCAGCAGAGCGGCCACGCCCACCACGTGCGGGCAGGACATTGAGGTGCCATCGAGAACAGTGACATAGTCGCCAGATGGATCGGCCGGATCGGTTGAAGTTGACAGGATCGTTACACCCGGCGCGGCGACATCGACCCAGCTTCCATAATTGGAGAAACTGGCAGGATTCCCGCTCTGGTCGGTAGCACCGACATCGAGACAGTCACTTCTGCTTCCGAGGTAACTGGGATCATTGGCATCGCCGTTGCCGGCGGCCGAAATGATCATGACATCCTGGGCCAGAAGATAATCGACAGCCGAACTCAATCCGCCGTCATTGGTGTTGCCAAAAGAACAATTGATCGCGGCGACATTATTGCCGTTCTGTTTGAGGTCCGCCATGTAGTACATAGCTTCGGCGACATAATCCATAACAACTACACCGGTGGCACCATAAATCCAGTAATCCAGTA encodes:
- a CDS encoding anti-sigma factor antagonist (This anti-anti-sigma factor, or anti-sigma factor antagonist, belongs to a family that includes characterized members SpoIIAA, RsbV, RsfA, and RsfB.), which codes for MNIASREVEGVVILEPEGKIMGGPEATELRNHLYDLISQDKKKAIIDLANVEWMNSTGLGILISGMTSLRNNQGELKLARVNEKVENLFTITKLIGVFEIYSETSQAIESFE
- a CDS encoding redox-sensing transcriptional repressor Rex, with protein sequence MNSFRLTTFFALPLFGCERFHNISLHQESKAGGGLSKENLKKKISESTITRLSLYYRALSQLDMENYETVSSKHLAKREHLTPAQVRKDLSFFGSFGTRGLGYPVRELKLKIGEILGIEQDWNVALVGIGNIGSALVSYKEFARQGFKIKLLFDNDQRKIGSNHKGIVISPAADLTKKLKEHKIQIVVIAVPPQQAQKVVDDVVAAGVKAILNFAPIHLKVPEDVFLRNENMAMELEHLSFRLKNSSLTV
- a CDS encoding AAA family ATPase, producing the protein MKIRRLEILRYKNIESFSAELSDGVNVISGLNESGKSTLVEALTDLLFTDPESTAKRLKENKSWNETQSFELSMDFETGSKRYRLKKNFDVGLTLLTNLESGEEIDNHRKIQSIINNSLGLANKDIYLATSTIRQDEIDLVSRSSDAIKDKLEGLITGGKEEVLASEALKKVEGRIQEIKKEGHKHLGVLQKLQKKKQEMIYELDKAKREIEIVTKNRAKLKETQSLLEGIRTEYQAKKSQMEKAARAAENEERRKNLEERYSDLNNRVKSIKSSDQLLAELKNEISKLPKIDEDDIRLVEEQSAQIRYLENKKSPIEQKAVDLAEKIEQAKPNVLVKVLALFFLAASVGMTTYFFAFAQMSDTRFLIGAGADFVIFLVTALIWFTKSRQVSALEINYQIKKDNLEEVITDYDNASATVRELLARYKASGVSDLKKKFEDYRDLEKEIKSEARRNETWLGGKTLVQLEEDLQRVTRDLAVENETARELRIYSMEAEDSEKLRMVVEALEKQKSNLEATELSLRRQLEFAESGCELQASLEERLEYIDEDIQRAKRILRVYELTHDFIEKSRKNVLKASLSRLEEQTSNLLSTVSGGKYQKVKFDPSNLSYEVFSAAKDDWIDPNLELSRGARDQLYLAARLALVQMISQEKKPLLIMDEPFLTFDHLRRREALEVLRVTGEDHQVFILSCHPYYDSVASKKLYLSQELQSAPESHTPVGV
- a CDS encoding HAD-IC family P-type ATPase — encoded protein: MAEEKLWTIESGNVVELFETDLQNGLSAGEAETRLRKYGPNTLREVRKKGALEIFFEQFKSLIVLLLAAAALLSFGFEEIVEGIAILAVILINALIGYFIEIRAVRSMEALRQLSSVDAVVRRDGKAELISADRLVPGDVVVLEGGDVVTADMRLCEASRLQVDESALTGESVPVNKITETVSADAPLAERINMLYKGTAITRGSAVAIVTASGMETELGKISSLVSEAEKGETPLEKRLDDLGKKLVYVTIGLTVIIAILGILRGKEAFLMIKTAVALAVAGIPEGLPIVATIALARGMLRMARRNALINRLASVETLGATNIICTDKTGTLTENRMTVTELWLPEGEVKLESGRFNLDGSPLDPKKDEQLFEAIKISVLCNNAALDRDDPDKSVGDPLEVALLAAGAKAGLIRDELRDKFPEKREEAFDSVEKRMATFHEDGDGFYVAVKGAPEAILDISDKIIKDGSIADFDSEEKDRWIKFNNDMALQGLRVLALANKTTADVAEDPYDNLIFTGMIALMDPPREDVRESIELCQEAGIRVIMVTGDQAPTAQTIAYQVGLTDQQDARVMPTRELVSYDTMTAEQKQDVSTVPIFARVSPAQKLDIIALHQEQGQIVAMTGDGVNDAPALKKADIGIAMGQRGTQVAREAADMVLKDDAFATIVTAIEQGRVIFNNIRRFVVYLMSCNVSEILAVAVASLANTPLPLLPLQILFLNLVTDVFPALALGVGEGDPEIMKRPSRKSSESIVEKAHWAFIGGFGVLIALTVLVAFGIAMWTLEKEYPQAVTISFLSLAFAQLFHVFNMRDSGTHPFYNSITRNRWVWGALVLCTGLLFMAVYLPGLSSVLKLTDPGMDGWLVVAVASIFPYIAGQVFRSVTKPVDRAGQK
- a CDS encoding T9SS type A sorting domain-containing protein; the encoded protein is MRNPPLDWCFTVTDVVYSGAVYDSGANQVTEACESGWVFGINGLSSTRPDDFGLHQNRPNPFNPVTEISFRLESPTSVRLAIYNITGQRVASLINGIMDAGLHSVTWDGSAYSSGIYFYRLETEYGIESRKMILMK